Proteins found in one Brachypodium distachyon strain Bd21 chromosome 5, Brachypodium_distachyon_v3.0, whole genome shotgun sequence genomic segment:
- the LOC100828958 gene encoding PHD finger-like domain-containing protein 5B, protein MAKHHPDLIMCRKQPGIAIGRLCEKCDGKCVICDSYVRPCTLVRVCDECNYGSFQGRCVICGGVGISDAYYCKECTQQEKDRDGCPKIVNLGSAKTDLFYERKKYGFKKR, encoded by the coding sequence ATGGCTAAGCATCATCCTGATCTCATCATGTGCCGGAAGCAGCCTGGCATTGCTATTGGTCGCTTGTGCGAGAAATGTGACGGCAAGTGTGTCATCTGTGACTCGTATGTGCGCCCATGTACGCTTGTCCGGGTCTGCGATGAGTGCAACTATGGCTCATTCCAGGGAAGGTGTGTCATCTGTGGAGGAGTTGGCATCTCAGATGCCTACTACTGCAAGGAGTGTACACAGCAGGAGAAGGACCGAGACGGATGCCCCAAGATTGTGAATCTAGGAAGCGCCAAGACTGATCTCTTCTACGAGCGTAAGAAGTACGGTTTTAAGAAAAGATGA
- the LOC100828656 gene encoding zinc finger CCCH domain-containing protein 30 codes for MGSRRSRRVSWATGANLCKVRLFISEDSPSQAGLRPQDNLQAKGSWLMHAAGPNSDDSLPPGFESPQPTNDLKIDTSQIPLIRWKCPSHILLNPGWHIVAGEESKEIAIQNERNFGALEAIYPRASNIPPNPFVSPDVKDSSYDDSRTPLVPLIPVEEDDASDQLEEPTVDQPSNYHKYDPAKINASQVSNAPVTAIQQQPCGPTGALSSGLSAEPDVLAAASAAYTAIMQSNKQGSLVDHDLLVKILSDPAQVERLTKEYSQIRHEQSTSSSVVAPMPPGPPPQMTVSAPASFSNHMATFQNTNPAPPPLAPVPVMNRLPQGFPSVAMNLPPSPSPAMSFANAPVRPMNYYKTLIHQHGGERQEPLEKQQFGMYHQSAPPQTGTINNGMNGASMVSRDTKSRPMKLCAYFNGPRGCRNGANCAFLHDASATSRQEQQKGSKRIKLDNGIVGRN; via the exons ATGGGGTCGAGGCGATCGAGGCGCGTCTCGTGGGCCACCGGAGCCAATCTCTGCAAG GTACGGCTTTTTATCTCAGAGGATTCCCCTTCTCAAGCTGGATTAAGGCCACAAGACAACCTCCAAGCAAAAGGCTCATGGTTAATGCATGCAGCTGGGCCAAATTCGGATGATTCCCTGCCTCCAGGTTTTGAGTCACCGCAGCCAACCAATGACCTCAAGATTGACACATCTCAGATCCCTCTTATTAGATGGAAATGCCCATCACAT ATATTGTTGAACCCAGGTTGGCACATTGTTGCTGGAGAAGAAAGCAAGGAGATTGCTATACAGAATGAGAGAAATTTTGGAGCTCTTGAGGCTATTTATCCTCGTGCATCGAACATTCCTCCAAA CCCATTTGTTTCTCCTGATGTGAAAGACTCCAGTTATGATGATTCCCGAACCCCATTGGTTCCTTTGATACCGGTTGAGGAGGATGATGCTTCAGATCAACTGGAAGAACCAACAGTTGATCAACCAAGCAATTACCATAAGTATGACCCTGCGAAAATCAATGCATCGCAGGTTTCAAATGCCCCAGTAACTGCTATACAACAGCAGCCATGTGGACCCACTGGTGCATTAAGTTCTGGTCTCTCCGCTGAACCTGATGTGTTGGCTGCAGCCTCTGCCGCATACACTGCAATAATGCAAAGCAACAAACAGGGAAGTTTGGTTGATCATGATCTACTTGTCAAAATACTAAGTGATCCTGCACAAGTTGAGAGGCTAACGAAAGAATATAGCCAAATTAGGCATGAACAATCTACTAGTAGTTCTGTGGTTGCCCCAATGCCACCAGGCCCACCACCCCAAATGACAGTTAGTGCTCCTGCCTCATTTTCAAATCATATGGCAACCTTTCAGAACACAAATCCTGCTCCTCCACCACTGGCTCCAGTTCCAGTGATGAATAGACTGCCTCAAGGATTTCCTTCAGTTGCCATGAACCTTCCACCAAGTCCAAGCCCTGCTATGAGTTTTGCAAATGCCCCAGTGAGACCTATGAACTATTACAAAACCCTCATCCATCAGCATGGAGGGGAGAGGCAGGAACCGCTTGAAAAACAACAGTTTGGAATGTACCACCAATCTGCTCCTCCTCAAACTGGTACTATTAATAATGGTATGAACGGTGCGTCTATGGTGAGCAGAGATACCAAATCGAGGCCAATGAAACTTTGTGCTTACTTCAACGGCCCGAGGGGTTGTCGTAACGGAGCTAATTGCGCGTTTCTACATGACGCGTCAGCCACATCGAGGCAAGAGCAGCAAAAGGGGTCAAAAAGGATAAAGTTAGACAACGGAATAGTTGGTCGAAATTGA
- the LOC100828351 gene encoding protein IQ-DOMAIN 32, with protein MTKSKNGCLKILVCAGAGSDPSGASDPETDAHADESKAISDKSRWSFRRRSTRHRVLKNSDISEPETLSSSKAKAEIAPSNNVYSSTYAYASEKPLHQEKADEKILHEEKPDEKPLHEEKSDEKPMEKPTEKAVDQIIEKSIEQPDEKITETPSEEPAEAVSEETIEEPTEKAVEELDQKPDESIAISSTELKHDETASLICESIADPEEDHVEPAAVVIQSGTGTYIENQALSNHKDLVKLQAVIRGHLVRRQAAESLQCLLAIVKVQGLVRAHQAQQSAGMFEGTLVRSSSEKLLRNGFAVKLMDTTPTSKSMNIRCDPSGTDVSWKWMERWTTLILPSTGGNFLENTEDSGLVVEKMEEDVHHEEKVVPLDLDMSFPKPVADDVEETLRPSDSSALEAPECVPEETSGLEIKDDSVPELIEKINDDAEQLADPKTDSVVEQPFEFYGEQSTKTVPSREPNPLPEKSESSSEDIMDAYKSEQTLEMEGRSFTGRKSCNPAFAAAQMKFEELTSNSTVSRSNSSSYLDGPIKPKVHTPRSQDGASPKQNSDTSMPDNTVGHDAKIIAASECGTEISISSTLDSPDRSEADGGEIVMEIGSLGVRNYAPENANKDAHVLHSEAKNTSQGVVQPDSEQELNGNVANPVIATDPVPEQAHVVLEKPDLHDQIEKSIESYAKSPEGTPMSRTTFAESHGTPSSEVSVNTNKSKSKKPRSRVSRRSLTSPSSNSVGRSSTDNLSKDYKHSKREGSAKVAKTDNVDQEPRMSNSTPLPSYMQFTESARAKAAASLSPKLSPDVQDNNPRKRHSLPITNGKQDTSPRMQRSSSQAQQNVKSNVAVPQNPSDKRWNI; from the exons ATGACGAAGTCCAAGAACGGCTGCCTCAAGATCCTCgtctgcgccggcgccggatcCGACCCCTCCGGCGCCTCCGACCCGGAAACCGACGCCCACGCCGACGAG AGCAAGGCCATATCAGATAAAAGCAGATGGAGCTTCCGTAGAAGGTCTACAAGGCATCGGGTTTTGAAGAACTCTGATATATCTGAGCCCGAAACTCTAAGttcaagcaaagcaaaagctGAAATTGCTCCGAGCAACAATGTCTACTCTTCAACATACGCTTATGCCTCAGAGAAGCCCCTGCATCAAGAGAAGGCGGATGAAAAGATTCTGCATGAAGAGAAGCCAGATGAGAAGCCTCTACATGAAGAGAAATCCGATGAAAAGCCGATGGAGAAGCCAACTGAAAAGGCAGTTGACCAGATAATTGAGAAGTCAATTGAACAGCCAGATGAAAAGATAACTGAAACACCAAGTGAAGAACCAGCTGAAGCCGTATCTGAAGAAACAATTGAAGAGCCAACAGAAAAGGCTGTCGAGGAACTTGATCAAAAGCCGGATGAAAGTATCGCTATTTCATCAACTGAGCTGAAGCACGATGAGACTGCCTCTCTTATTTGCGAAAGCATTGCAGACCCTGAGGAAGATCATGTGGAGCCTGCCGCTGTTGTCATTCAGTCTGGCACCGGAACATACATT GAAAATCAAGCACTATCAAATCATAAGGATCTTGTGAAACTGCAAGCTGTGATACGTGGGCATTTAGTCAGGCGGCAGGCTGCAGAATCATTACAATGCTTGCTTGCTATTGTCAAAGTGCAAGGCCTTGTCCGGGCTCATCAAGCACAACAATCAGCAGGAATGTTTGAG ggCACGTTGGTCCGTTCTTCAAGTGAGAAATTGCTTCGTAATGGATTTGCTGTCAAG CTCATGGACACCACCCCAACTTCAAAATCCATGAACATAAGATGCGATCCTTCTGGAACTGATGTTTCATGGAAATGGATGGAGAGGTGGACAACTCTGATTCTGCCAAGTACTGGAGGCAACTTCCTTGAGAATACTGAAGATAGTGGATTGGTAGTTGAAAAGATGGAAGAAGATGTGCACCATGAAGAAAAGGTTGTTCCTTTGGACTTGGACATGTCTTTTCCCAAGCCAGTGGCTGACGATGTGGAAGAAACACTGAGGCCATCTGATTCTAGTGCCTTGGAGGCTCCGGAATGCGTCCCAGAGGAAACCTCTGGGCTTGAAATCAAAGATGATTCTGTACCAGAGTTGATCGAAAAAATCAATGACGATGCTGAACAATTGGCCGATCCCAAGACAGACAGTGTTGTGGAGCAACCTTTTGAGTTCTATGGTGAACAGTCTACCAAAACTGTTCCATCCAGGGAACCTAACCCTCTTCCTGAGAAGTCAGAATCTTCCAGTGAGGATATTATGGATGCATATAAATCTGAGCAGACGTTGGAGATGGAAGGTAGAAGTTTCACAGGAAGAAAGTCCTGCAATCCAGCATTTGCTGCAGCACAGATGAAATTTGAAGAACTGACTTCAAATTCGACAGTCAGTAGGTCGAACAGTTCATCTTATCTGGATGGGCCAATCAAACCAAAGGTCCATACTCCCCGTTCGCAGGATGGTGCCTCACCCAAGCAAAATAGCGACACAAGCATGCCAGACAACACAGTTGGTCATGATGCTAAAATCATTGCTGCTTCAGAATGTGGAACTGAGATTTCAATTTCTTCTACACTTGACTCCCCAGATAGATCAGAAGCTGATGGTGGTGAGATTGTAATGGAGATTGGATCTCTTGGAGTTAGGAACTATGCCCCCGAGAATGCTAACAAAGATGCTCATGTTTTACATTCTGAAGCAAAGAACACTTCCCAAGGGGTCGTCCAGCCAGACAGTGAGCAAGAACTGAATGGCAATGTTGCTAACCCTGTCATTGCCACAGATCCTGTGCCTGAGCAAGCGCATGTTGTACTAGAAAAGCCAGATTTGCATGACCAAATAGAGAAATCTATAGAATCTTATGCTAAGTCACCCGAAGGAACTCCCATGAGCCGAACCACCTTTGCAGAATCTCATGGCACACCGTCAAGTGAGGTTTCTGTTAATACCAACAAGAGCAAGAGCAAAAAACCCAGGTCTCGTGTAAGCAGAAGATCACTGACTAGTCCAAGCAGCAATTCAGTAGGGCGAAGCAGCACAGATAATCTGTCAAAGGATTATAAACATTCAAAGAGAGAAGGCTCTGCCAAGGTTGCTAAGACTGACAATGTTGATCAAGAGCCTCGCATGAGCAACAGCACTCCATTGCCAAGTTACATGCAGTTCACAGAATCTGCAAGAGCAAAGGCGGCTGCTAGTCTATCCCCAAAGTTAAGCCCAGATGTACAAGACAACAACCCGAGGAAAAGGCATTCTTTGCCCATAACAAACGGTAAACAAGATACATCACCTCGTATGCAACGATCATCATCCCAAGCTCAGCAAAATGTGAAAAGCAACGTTGCTGTTCCGCAGAATCCTTCTG ATAAGAGGTGGAATATATGA